The DNA window GAAGTTTCTGATGTTCTGCAAGATTTAGTCGGTGCCATAAGACCTCTAGCGCATAATCAGGAACGGGTTGTGGAACTATGTGATCTTTCAGTGTCATTGAAGGTTGTGGTCGAGGAACCTGCTTTACGTCAAGCTTTGAGCAATTTAATTGAAGGAGCTTTGCTGCGAACAGAGGTTGGGGGCCGAATTGAAATTCTCTCCACTGAAGCGCCAGCTGGCGGTGCTCTTATAATCATAGACGACGATGGGCCTGACATGCAGTATATGGTAATTACTTACTAACTCATTAGTTCTGGCAGCTCCATCCCCTTTAAGGCTGTGTTTAAAAGATATTTAAGTTGTGTTTAGATTGAAGAATTTGAGATACCTAGTTTAAAATGAGAGTTATGGATTTCCAAATCATAACAATCCAGTTAGGAACGTGCAATTCGGTCGTAGAATTTTAAATTGCGCATTTGGTGCCTCTGCTCGAACTTCTGTGGCTCTTAGGCTTTGCGGATTATTGATGAAAACTGTTGTTTGCAGACACAAATGCATTCACTTACACCATTTGGGGGTGATCTCTACGGTGAAGATAGGATGGATGAGAACATGACATGGAATTTCATTGCCGGGCTGACAGTTGCTCGGGAGATTCTGGAAAGCTACGGGTGTGTTGTCCGAGTTGTCTCTCCCAGAAACACCGATGCAGTCCTTGGAGCAGGTGGAAGCCGTATAGAGATCTGGCTTCCCTCCGACACAAAGTAACTTAGCCCGGGAAATTGCTTCGTGTAATAGTACATAATAGTTGTAGCATTGAGTTTTAGAAAAAAGATGATATTATCGGCTCTGCCTGTTTGTCTGTAGATATGAGCGTGACATTATTATTCAGGCGGTAGTTCCATCAACCTCTCCTCACGAGGCACAAAATGTTGTACCAATTCTCTCCTGCCTGTGATTAGTGATGTATTAAATTCAGATTAAGATGCCATTGTTGGTATATAAAtactgctatgttttaaattttcatgattttatCAAATACTCCTATATCAAAGATTTGTCAAATACTCCTATATCATTCTTAATAAATATCGTATTTTTTAAACTTTTGTACTACTAGTACTTAATCTTGTTTGTGTTTATAGCTTCCATATGATatgattattataaatatatgatcTTTGAACGTTTAGGGTTAAACTTAAAATTTTTGGTCGGGTAAAATTCAGAACAAATTAGGCAGCAATTATAGCCAGCAATTTCTAATACGATGGACTAGTACTCTTGACATTTTTAGTCAAAGATAAGCGATATGATTGACTATACCAATATTCCATATTTCATGTGAAAATCAACGTGAAATTTGTATTAGGTTCTTAAATCAAATATACCGAtgctttataattttattaatattaccAATTTAGTTGATTTTGTGACAAATCTAACACCAGGGGCGCGGATCTAGCTTATTGGGACAtgggcaaatgcccctcctcatCCATTCATTTCCTTGTATATTTATACACGGATTTATGATTATATACATCAATCACACAAAATGCCTCTTctcaaatacataaatttttcTCTTGTATTACTATTTTTGCCCCTCCTTTAATAAAATCCTGGCTACGCCCCGGTCTAACACCGAGTAATAAAACGATGTTTACTCTTGAATGGTAATATGAAATGTGATAATCGGAATACTATTTGTTGGATTTAAAGTAGCAATCATACCATTATcacatattaatattataatagtattaatttttaaatgcaAATGTTCGAATGTGAATTTCACATGAAGACAATTCCTCAAGTCGGCTACCACAAGATAAGTCGATGACTAACCAATTCCTCcatatttttaattagtcaGTCGCCTATATACTTGTCAACATATTGAAATCGTCAAAAAATAATGTACATCAAAATTAAATGTGCCACGTGTAAAATCCACAAGACTTAGGTAACCTCTCACGTAGACCATTTCTAATCGATTCTTCTTGGTATATAACTTTATATACGAattcatttatttgttgaaCGACATATACATACTAATTAATACCcacacaaaataaattatttgggGAAGAGGAGTGCTACTATTTAAAAAATGAGTACACAATGTTGAAAAATacgatattaaatttttttttattcatattagTCATACAAAAATATTTGTAAGCCATGAAGGAATCGTATCATAATCATATTAATGAGATTTGATTTGGTTCGATTTTGCAACTAATAATGAAAATTTCATATCATCGTTGTGGGTTGTGACAATAGTCAAACTAGTAcatattttcttctttctttttgccATTTTAATGAGAAGTTAATTAAATTTTGCtttaataattgaaatataCAACCCAATTGAGAGCTTCAATAATGACACGAGATGGCGTTTCTTATGTCGATAGGTTGCTGGTGAAGATAATTAAGTCATAGTAATTGTTGTCAATATAGTGTCTATTATAATGGAAAATAGTAGCTAATTATCGGTCCTTAGACTGCACAGTTGACATTTTAGCTTCAATATAggattaaaaaaaggaaattaatatATCCTATTTTACATAAtgatcaaaatgaaaatagagtAAATAACTAAATATAGTTGAAATAGTGATGCTATGCTATATCTAGGGATGGGCCGTgggcataagagcatccacaacggtggcgtccgtcgccacggccgtccgcgccgctggcacggacgctacccgccgctgcgctcgcgccgtgccagcgagcagctgacgtggtgCGCTGGGATTCGTCAACaacatagccgttgtgtttacatttttttaattaaaaaattggtttttaattaaaaaaactgataaaaaaaaaaaaaaaaaattcacttcccaaaaaaaatatatccgtttataaccgttttttccactttttaatttttttttcatttttttaccccaaaaatacacactttcatctataaatacccccaatttcactcccaaaaattcacatcaaactacacaattctcatcttcattctctcatatccattttcatcttcaatctctcgtatccattttcatcttcattctctcataccctacaacatcactatgtccggccaagacgataaccctacaggctcccacggttggaaccccgaatggttcggttcacaaccgtttcctagtccggaaacaaactattcggcccctcctctcacccaagattcgggcgttccgggtggctatcggccatacccggtcgacgagcaaggtgcctccgatgggcgatacgggtggacaccggagcctaggcctcccgtcccttcccaaactccgactcctctaTCTCGCGTCGGTGTCCGCACATCGTACTCACCGGGGGAGATggatagattgttcaaggcgtacttggaaatcttcgaagatgcggtggttggcacgaaccaatccggcgatcacttttggtggcgcgtctctcggcggtacaatgcaaaccggccgccgggaacgatcgagcgcaactgcatcggccgagccaacgatgaaattggcaagttcaatggctatttcctccaggagtcgcggaatgccgggagcggccggagcgaggtcgacttcatcactgcggcgctgagcacataccaatccatgaacggtaagtcgttcaagtacctaaatgtttggcaggaaactaggacgcacccgaagtatctgggaggcgtaacatcctcctctagcggctcctccaaacggtcacggtcggcatccctatccgacgccggcgaagaagtggctagccaactcgccgaagctaacttgggtagccccgacgccgaccgcaaggaaggaagaagtcggcggccgaacgccgtcgcgccgcgactccatctgcccccgaacccccaccctatgttccacctccacccccgaacaactcgttgtgggcccttttggcccaactcaatatggccgataggtcaactatgacccccacgcaacttcaaacgcacgaggacatgatattgggtctcaaaaaataattggggttggtgccgccggatgcgtagtcttcctcgggtaatattagccaataatcatgtaatttttaatttttaggagtttaattatgtaatttttaatttttagttttttaattatgtaatttttaatttttattattttaattatgtaattttaaatttttaggatttttattatgtcttttttattttatttgtaatttgtaatatttattgtggttttttaatgaattttagtattatggaaatgtttttgtgtaattgaattttaaattaattgtgctcgtccttgcggaggagcacagctgtgggtgttgtgctcttgccagagagcagacagaaaaagtggggtctgGCCCACAActgtgccgctggcaagagcacgattgtggatgctctaagtggaAGGGCTAGACTTAAGTCTTTAGtaaacaatttttttcttccttcattattaattgtaaaaaaaTGTCTGAAATTATTTTTAGTCCCAAATTAAGATGGCATATGCAAAGACCATTTGTTTAAggttagaaaattaaaaaaactgaaaaagtaaaagaataaAACTGACTACAAAAATTGAttcgaaaaataaaattaaaatattaaaatgaagaatcaaaagtaaaaaaaatgtctAAATATGTCTTACAAAAAATGGATTTAAgttagatttgaaaaatgaaacaaaaaatgCCAAGTCGtattattttgttggatttatttatttactaggagtattattttgtgtgGGTGTGAACATTTTCATACACCAgattatatataataatttaaagGCTACAATTTCACATTTTCTTGGAACTCAATTAATGTTTTACTACTCAATGGAATAATATTCCCCATATAAAATGGGAAATTATTTTAAGATTGAGctctttaaaatataataaattatatgggaaattatatattattaagATTTACATCTTTATATACCCAAAGTAACTTAATCTACAATAATTAATGATATTGGAATATTATATTCAATACATTTAATTGACAAGGACAAGGATAAGGCTTGCCATAATCAATTTTctgattttgaaaaaaaatcatttaaagcAAACTTGACTTTATTAAGAAGCATTTTCTTCAATTAAGAAAAACATCCTCAAATCTCAATTACATAAAATACTTCATGTGCATTTATTAATCTTTTGtggaatatatatttattttaaaatcaaatatagTTAAACATGACACTACATCTTTGCAAAAGATTTCTAAAGGTGTAGTGTACCATAAACTCACATGTGGTGTCacaatgaatataataattaataaaatatttcatactatttcttttaagttaaaaattgattttcttttcacgtccaaaaatttcaaaaagaaaCGACTTagaccaatgttttaaaaaccggatcAGTGAGCAAACCGATGAAACTATTGGTTTACGGTTCAACTGGTCGGACCGGTTCAACCATTGGTCGAACCGaaatagtatatatttataggtacaataattataataataattattagtaatattataATTAGTTTATTAAGTAATCTAAAAAAAacttgtaattttattttaaatctcAACGTTTCTACCATCAAATAGGCTCTTCCTTCCACCACTTAGACTTCACTAAAAGACAAAACTTAATAATTACATTGACATCATGTGATATTTGAGGGATTTGAATGGGTTAGTTGGATTGGATGGATGGTGAATGCAAATATATTTCATTATTGTTCCAGAGTCGCGCTTCCTCCCTCATTATCTCTATtcttttctcctattttctcTGTGCCCAACCGTCCGGTTTTACCGGTTCAAAACGGCCCAACTTGCATCCGGTTTTTATACCTGAATCGGACCGGACTGCTTGCCAGTTTGCGGTCGAACCGACCGAACCGGCCGATTTGGTTTTTAAAACCCTGACTTAGACTTATGAAGTCTTCTTATGTGGACAAATGCCACAAATCCCATTAACCCCAAACAATTAAGTGGACTAATTAAGATTAGACACATCATCAATATTTCGTCagtttttcaataaaaattgcTCAGACTAAATTGAAAACCAACATAATAATTAATGTTGTTAATTAATCCTGGAAAGTTAGGTTTAATGGCAATATATTCTTTTTAGAACTAGGCATAATGGCAATTaactatttttaaaaacaaaaggtAATCTCATACTCAAAATCATACGTATTTTATGAAATCCCATTTAAAGTAATATCCTCTAAATCCTATAATGAATATCACATTTAATtcttttacaaaataaaataatcctaAGATTCCATTTTAAAAATAGTTgaccaaatgtttttattttggaCCGGTCATACATACTCCTATTAAACACTTTTCGTTTACTAATGCGTCCaagacacaaattttaatgcaaaattagtaagtAATTATACAAGATAAACATATCAAATATGTAAAGTAGGAAGGTAAAAAAAagagtaataaattaaatataaatttctattttttgtatGAAAAAAGCTGTGGTGAACTGACAGAAACAGAatgataaaactatttttttcaaaacaaagtGATTATTTATTCAACTtcaagtacttattaattattttattaattttacaataatttttCTGTACGAAGTCTATGAAATTACAGTGACGAAAATAGGTTtcataaaagtaataaaaggCAAAGAGGAAATCCGATTTCTGCGTTACTTTTTTCCTTCTTCAATGGAGTGATTTCTCTCTCTGAATCTCTCTCTTCCCTTATTCTCTCGCCAAGTCACGACATTTCTGCTCATAATCACGATTTTTAATAAGCGTAGGAGTTCATCTCCTTGCTTTAGTCAGTTTCAGCAGCTATTTATGTTGAATTTTCCATGCATTTACTCGGCCGATTAAGAGACTTAAACCTTGCGCGTTTCTTGACTGTTAAATTCACCCGTCCCCGCGTATTCTCTCTCGTGATTCCCTGATTGTGTTTTTGCCTTTTTCGAAGATTACTGTTTCTGAatttccaccttccgattttAGGTATGTTTCCGTGCATGATTTTTTTTGGAGTTTTTTCGAATGCTTCTCTGATCAAACTGACGATTCATCGTTAAGTCTTTTGGAGTTATCGGAAAGTTTTAGCCTTTGATTGAATTAAGCCtagtttactttttctctctctttttgtaTGAGTTGAACTCCAAATTTTTGAGATCATTTTTACTTGTGGTTTTAGCAATCAGTGGCTTGATAAATGAAATCGAATGTGGTTATGATCAATAGCTGTGTTCCTTTTTGTCTTTGCAACTGTCAAAGGATAGAATTGCAAATTTTGAGATCATTTTATAGAGGTGGCATTTGTTGTGGTAAACTAGGCTGAATAGATGGTGGTGGTTTCAAAACATTTGTAAATTGTCAATAAGAGGCTTGTTTCATGAAATTGAAAGCCGGTTATTGGGATGAAGTAATCCGCTTCAGTTTTTGTTGTTAATCCTTGTTGGAATATTGTGAGGGATGTTGAATGGAGGCATTCCTACTAGAGGAATTGTGAGCTTTGAAATCTGCTTATTGGCTATATTTTCTCTGTGTTTTTGTTGAAGTGAGTTATAATGGGATTTTCTATATACTTTCAGGTTCTGTCCATCTCTGTTTCTGACAGAGGTGGATGCTTAAGGCTTGTTGTTGATGAACATTAATCTTTTTAAAGCTACAAAAATGGAATTCGATACCAGGTACAGAAAGGGGAATTTCGGGCGAAGGTGAGTGTATTTTCACAAGGGAGAATGCTGACAGCATTGTACTTGAGGTGACATTTACATATTGCGAATTTTTCATTCTTTCAGCTCGTTGCCTAAAAATCCAAATGAGACGATGAAGGTGCTTGTTACCATCGCTGTTGGCGTGCTGCTTGGCTTCTTCTTAGGAGTGTCATTTCCATCATTGTCATTAACAAGGGTACAGGAACCGTTTCCTTAGACCTTGACGTGTATGAGTTTGTCGCATGCCTTAATTGCTCCCTTTTGATTTTTGCAGCTAAATATTACAACTGCTCTTATTCACGACTTTGTAATAATTGGAGACAAAAGTACAACTAACTTTACACAAGACAATCCGAGTAGCACTTCCAGAAATCAAACCACGACAGATGTCTCACAGGTTTGTATTTTCTTGCTAACACGACGAACCTGGTTTCGTTTCATGTAGAATACAATTACTAAGTGTTATGGGTGTGGTCGTAATAGAAATGGGGGAATGTGAAATTTGAACTGCAGTTAGGGCTTTAGGCTGCTTGAAAAAATTCCGTTATTCGTAAGAATCATCCGGTATCATTTCATTCTATATGAATCTTGATAGGGTTTCCATGAATGGAGGAAGAACATGGGATGTTCATTGTTTTTAGTCAGGAGGCCTTTTGAAAAGTTCATTCGAACACAATATAATCATGCTGAAATTGACGTGTTCTATGAGCTTCCATCTCTCTTTTTCTATGTGTACATCCTTGTAAGACACTGCAAAAATTGTGAAATGCATCTTCTTATCTCATGTGGACTAATTATGTTTTATCTGCCCTCTAATTTTGTTCTGATTCAGATTTGGGTTCCATCAAATCCGAAGGGTGCAGAGCGGCTGCCACCAGGTATTGTTGCATCAGAATCAGACTTATACATGCGGAGACTTTGGGGTAAACCTAGTGAGGTAGGGACTCACCGTAACTTTATCCTACAGCGTACtgctttatttaatttcttagtaAGTGCAGGTGAAGCCACATATTTGAATGCCTATTGAATGCATTACTGTAGTTTCTTAAGTTAATAAGAAAACGaatataaaaagttaaaaaaatcgATTGAAGATTCTCAAGTTTTCAATGTAAACAATGATGGGTTTACTTTTTGAGCTCAAAGAATGTTAATTCTGTCACCAGAGAGCCATATCTTCtgtcattaaattttttaatatgaaAAGATTTTCTTTTACTCGAAGAAGGCAGgtttcttattttgatttttgattacCTTGTTCCCTGCTAGGACTTGACCAGCGAACCAAAGTATCTTGTCACCTTTACTGTTGGTTATTATCAAAGGAATAACATTGATTTAGCAGTGAAAAAGGTCAGTAATCGTTGTTTCTCGATTAAGTCACCGACTAGTCCTCTAGTGTCTCTAATTATATATGGGGTTGCTGCAGTTCTCGGAGAACTTTACCATCCTTTTGTTTCATTATGATGGAAGAACAAGTGAATGGGATGAGTTTGAGTGGTCAAAACGAGCTATTCATGTTAGTgctataaaacaaacaaaatggtAAGCTTTCGCCAGACAGTTTGAATTGTCTTTATGCTCAATATCTCTGAATCATGCTGAGTTACAGCTCTCTCTGAATTTCTTAAAAGGTGGTACGCTAAAAGGTTTCTGCATCCGGATATTGTTGCTGCATATGATTACATATTTATTTGGGATGAAGACCTAGGGGTCGAACATTTTGACGCAGAAGAGTAAGTCCATTTAACTATTATCTTTATGGAAAATATGATGAGTTGATGACTAGATTTGTCTATTCTAATTTCTTTTTTCGCCTTTGAAATTTCTAGGTATATAAAACTCGTGAGGAAGTATGATCTAGAAATTTCACAGCCGGGATTGGAACCTAACAGGGGTACAACATGGCAGATGACAAAAAGAAGAGGTGGCCAAGACGTTCACAAGTAGGGAGATGACTCTTTGCTTAAATCCATTAAATCAATCTAGCAATGGTGCAATACATATTAAATGATATCTGAGTGATATGTCTTACTATATAATTTGTTCCATTTCTTATGATCATGTACAGGATAACAGAGGAGAAGCCGGGTTGGTGCTCCGACCCCCATTTGCCGCCCTGTGCAGCGTACGACTTCTCCTTATGTACCTTCTTCCAATGTGTATTTTCTCTTAAAGATGCAATTACTGACCTTTACTCTCCCTCGTTGAACAgttttgtagaaatcatggctcCTGTATTTTCACGAGATGCATGGCGCTGCGTTTGGCACATGATTCAGGTTTTATTTCTTTGTCTTAACAATCACATTCTTGTTTTTGGAGGACACGAATCCTCAGATCACCTCTTAATTCAAAACTAACGAAAATTTGTAGAACGACTTGGTGCACGGATGGGGACTGGACCTGGCCCTCCGAAGATGTGTTGAGGTCAGCACAATCCAATTTTCCTTTAACTAAAACTTCACGTTCTTAACCCTCGAACGGACCATCAAATAGTACTCTCTGCTGATGAGAATTCGGTGTATGCAGCCTGCTCATGAGAGAATCGGAGTGGTAGATGCTCAGTGGATTGTCCATCAAACAGTTCCTTCACTGGGAAACCAGGTAAATTATAAAGAGTGATGACAGATCGCAAGACTATGGCAAACTATACATTTGACACGACTTTCTCTTGCGTGTTTTCTTTAATGATAGGGCCAAGCAGAAGAGGGGAAGGCTCCGTGGCAAGGGGTACGTATGTTTACGTATATAAATTTTGATTTCCTTGATCTATCATAGGCTACTCGACTCTGATAATGCTCGAACTCGTCTACTGTCGTTTGTGTAGGTGAGACAGAGGTGTAAAAACGAGTGGGAGATGTTCAGAAATCGAATGGAGAATGCAGAAAAGACTTATTACAATTCCATTAACTCGACAGAGCATACATAGATAGTATTATAGAGGAATATATAATGAGAAAACCACAATTAGTTGCTAATTTCATTGTTATACTTGTAGATATAACAATATTCTTAGTCAAATTTTGCTTATTTTATTATGCAGTGCTAAGATCATGGTCTACGTTCTTCATTTAAGGTGCTTCAAACacgttttcttcttctttgtaATAGGGTAAGCATTCGGATTTTGAATCAACTTTTTGCCCAATTGGATCCGATAATGAAAttgcataaaaatatatataaaaattcgAAAGTTTCAAtaccgaaaatttgaaaatttgaaaattcaataCCAAAATCTGAAAATCTGATACCAAATTCAAATGATTTATATTTGTTAGGttcataaataaaatggaaatgtGCTCCGTATTTTATAATAGATATAAATGTATTTCGAATTATTTTGAATTTACAATATCGGATCGAAAATCTGAAAAATAGGAACTGAATTTTGAATTTCGATTTGGTGAGGATTGGATTTTAaacatatagtactataaaagAATATGATTGTGGGAATTGATTAAGATTCAGGTCATGTTTTAACTTTGGTGTGAAGTAAAATGTAAATTTTTACTAAAGTTATGACTAGCATTTGTTAACACATTGAAAgccaaaataattttgtttttatctaCCACTGGAATGGATGTTAATCGTGGGGGTGGTTATTAactcaaataaatatattagttATTTTTACATGATAAAGTTTTACTTATCCCTGcaatttgaaatttttgttaaaaatcatgaagtttgaatttgtttatAGTTAATTATCTCGCGACTAAAAGAATTTGGCCCATATATGCAGTATATTATTGACATTTTTCAACCGAATGGCATTTTATGTATGAATATATGACAATGAAATCGTTTAATTCACTGACAGTAACACCCACGATTTCCAACTACAATATCAGATACTACTACAATTAACAAAAAACTAAATTCacatttcatgatttttttcgCAGACTTTTGAACCAGCGCGACAAAACCTAACATATTTATGATTTTTGCGACAACCTAGTTTATTGAATAATATGAAATTTAATAGAACAatcataatattataaaaatcgCAGCTTGGAGACGTATCTCCATGATCACTAACAacatatacaaatacaataccACACAATGACCACCTTGGTCACAACTATTTATTCAACCATATATTAACAAAACCAAAAAATAACGACATTATTCAAGGTTCTTAACCTCAATTTATTAGCTATGTGTCATCACATCCCACCTTTGCAACACTTTATGATAAATATATGTAGGAAAACTACTTTTTCACAGATATCCATTTACTT is part of the Salvia splendens isolate huo1 chromosome 6, SspV2, whole genome shotgun sequence genome and encodes:
- the LOC121809374 gene encoding uncharacterized protein LOC121809374, translating into MNINLFKATKMEFDTRYRKGNFGRSSLPKNPNETMKVLVTIAVGVLLGFFLGVSFPSLSLTRLNITTALIHDFVIIGDKSTTNFTQDNPSSTSRNQTTTDVSQIWVPSNPKGAERLPPGIVASESDLYMRRLWGKPSEDLTSEPKYLVTFTVGYYQRNNIDLAVKKFSENFTILLFHYDGRTSEWDEFEWSKRAIHVSAIKQTKWWYAKRFLHPDIVAAYDYIFIWDEDLGVEHFDAEEYIKLVRKYDLEISQPGLEPNRGTTWQMTKRRGGQDVHKITEEKPGWCSDPHLPPCAAFVEIMAPVFSRDAWRCVWHMIQNDLVHGWGLDLALRRCVEPAHERIGVVDAQWIVHQTVPSLGNQGQAEEGKAPWQGVRQRCKNEWEMFRNRMENAEKTYYNSINSTEHT